A single genomic interval of Pseudomonadales bacterium harbors:
- a CDS encoding FAD-binding protein: MAAGGNWDHEVDVLVVGSGNGGMTAALCAHDMGAGDVLLIEKSDKYGGGSSISGGGLWIPCNRYAQESGADDSIEDALAYLDATVPEELTPRSMLRTYVENGPRMIDFMHERTRMRYINLPQYPDYYTTLPGARTGNRSLEPEPLMKSDLGDEAEHLLDTHHMMWMFGRFAITQTEAHDFTAQLPGWWKRAMMLILKSVIDLPWMLKWGRSRRIACGCAGVARLRLSMMDRAMPLWLNTRLVDLIEDGAGRIVGVSVERDGKSLRVHARKGVILAAGGFEHNQQMREQYLPKPTDEHWSGGSPSNTGDAIRIGEKHGAQLRLMDCAWFCSTNTVPGEPAPRMSIMEKSYPGSCVVNQAGKRFTNESQNYLNYQRQLYAVHSEENPCVPSYHIFDARFRRTYIVGPLYTSQMRPDWALPKRWFDEGYVYKADTVAELARQADIDPAGLEETIRRMNEFARNGKDLDFGRGDSDYDRYYGDARVSPNPCLAPINEPPYYAMKIDPGDFGTCGGLATNAHAQVLRADGAAIDGLYAIGNCSAAVLPTYPGPGSTLGPAMTFGYLAAKHITGY, encoded by the coding sequence ATGGCGGCAGGCGGTAACTGGGATCACGAGGTCGACGTACTGGTCGTCGGTTCGGGCAATGGCGGGATGACCGCGGCACTGTGCGCGCACGACATGGGTGCGGGCGACGTACTCCTGATCGAGAAGAGCGACAAGTACGGCGGCGGCAGTTCGATCTCCGGTGGCGGGCTGTGGATCCCCTGCAACCGCTATGCACAGGAAAGCGGCGCCGACGACTCGATCGAGGATGCGCTGGCCTATCTCGACGCGACCGTCCCTGAGGAATTGACACCGCGCTCGATGCTGCGCACCTATGTGGAAAACGGCCCGCGCATGATCGACTTCATGCACGAGCGCACGCGCATGCGCTACATCAACCTGCCGCAGTACCCCGACTATTACACGACGCTGCCCGGCGCGCGTACCGGCAACCGCTCACTGGAGCCGGAGCCGTTGATGAAATCGGACCTCGGCGACGAAGCGGAACATCTGCTCGACACCCATCACATGATGTGGATGTTCGGCAGGTTCGCGATCACGCAGACCGAGGCGCACGATTTCACCGCACAGCTGCCCGGGTGGTGGAAGCGCGCCATGATGCTGATACTGAAATCGGTGATCGACCTGCCGTGGATGCTGAAATGGGGTCGTTCACGGCGCATCGCCTGCGGCTGCGCCGGTGTGGCACGACTGCGCCTGTCGATGATGGATCGCGCCATGCCGCTGTGGCTGAACACGCGCCTGGTCGATCTCATCGAAGACGGTGCCGGGCGCATCGTCGGCGTATCGGTCGAGCGCGACGGCAAGTCGCTGCGGGTCCATGCACGCAAGGGGGTGATCCTTGCTGCCGGCGGATTCGAACACAACCAGCAGATGCGCGAGCAGTATCTGCCGAAACCCACCGACGAACACTGGAGCGGCGGCTCACCATCGAACACCGGCGACGCGATCCGCATCGGTGAAAAGCACGGCGCACAGCTTCGTCTGATGGACTGCGCCTGGTTCTGCTCGACGAACACGGTACCGGGCGAACCCGCTCCGCGCATGAGCATCATGGAAAAGTCCTACCCGGGATCGTGCGTGGTCAACCAGGCCGGCAAGCGCTTCACGAACGAATCGCAGAACTACCTGAACTACCAGCGGCAGCTCTACGCGGTGCACTCGGAAGAAAATCCGTGCGTACCGAGCTACCACATCTTCGATGCACGTTTCCGACGCACCTACATCGTCGGGCCGCTGTACACCAGCCAGATGCGCCCGGACTGGGCGCTGCCGAAGCGCTGGTTCGACGAGGGCTACGTCTACAAGGCCGATACCGTTGCCGAGCTGGCTCGCCAGGCCGACATCGACCCGGCAGGCCTGGAAGAAACGATCCGGCGCATGAACGAATTCGCCCGCAACGGCAAGGATCTCGACTTCGGCCGCGGCGACTCCGACTACGACCGCTACTACGGCGATGCGCGCGTGAGCCCGAACCCGTGTCTGGCACCCATCAATGAACCGCCGTATTACGCGATGAAGATCGATCCGGGCGATTTCGGCACCTGCGGCGGGCTGGCGACCAACGCTCATGCACAGGTACTGCGTGCAGACGGAGCTGCGATCGATGGTCTGTACGCGATCGGCAACTGTTCTGCTGCAGTGCTGCCGACCTATCCGGGACCGGGATCGACACTTGGCCCTGCCATGACCTTTGGCTACCTGGCTGCGAAGCACATCACCGGCTACTGA
- a CDS encoding YceI family protein, which produces MLRKTIGALVIGLAVSAASASAADYVIDKEGQHAFINFRIGHLGYSWVYGTFRDFDGRFSFDAAQPEASSVQVKIRTASVDTNQAMRDKHLRDKDFLNTSKYPEARFESTAVKATGAGTFDITGNLTLNGVTRPVTIAAKLMGEGADPWGGYRAGFEGSTKVRLKDFAMAMDLGPASQEAELILSVEGVRQ; this is translated from the coding sequence ATGTTGCGCAAGACGATTGGTGCATTGGTTATCGGGCTGGCCGTATCGGCAGCCTCGGCAAGTGCGGCCGACTACGTGATCGACAAGGAAGGCCAGCACGCCTTCATCAATTTCCGGATCGGGCACCTGGGCTACAGCTGGGTATATGGCACCTTCCGGGATTTTGACGGCCGCTTCAGTTTCGACGCGGCACAGCCCGAGGCGAGCTCGGTGCAGGTGAAGATCCGCACCGCCAGCGTGGATACGAACCAGGCGATGCGTGACAAGCACCTGCGTGACAAGGATTTCCTGAACACCAGCAAGTATCCGGAAGCGCGCTTCGAGTCTACTGCCGTCAAGGCTACCGGTGCCGGGACTTTCGACATTACAGGCAACCTCACGCTCAATGGCGTCACGCGTCCGGTCACGATCGCTGCGAAGCTGATGGGCGAAGGTGCTGATCCATGGGGTGGTTACCGTGCCGGTTTCGAAGGTTCGACGAAGGTTCGCCTGAAGGACTTCGCGATGGCGATGGATCTTGGTCCCGCGTCGCAGGAGGCCGAACTGATCCTGTCGGTGGAGGGTGTTCGCCAGTAG
- a CDS encoding cytochrome b: MRWRNTADSYGLVNIVLHWVVALAAFGLFGLGLWMVDLGYYDAWYQRAPALHQSVGLTLFALLLLRVVWRLGGSMPRALQTHTALERRAAALVHLLLYLLLFALVVSGYLIATADGRPIAVFGLFEVPALPALIDDQEDVAGEVHAWLAWGMIALALLHALAALKHHIIDRDASLVRMLGGTRKVFDPSTRET, from the coding sequence ATGCGATGGCGTAATACGGCGGACAGCTACGGGCTGGTGAACATCGTGCTGCACTGGGTGGTGGCGCTGGCGGCATTCGGCCTGTTCGGGCTTGGGTTGTGGATGGTCGATCTGGGCTACTACGATGCGTGGTATCAGCGTGCGCCGGCTCTGCACCAGAGCGTCGGGCTGACGCTGTTTGCGCTGTTGTTGCTGCGCGTCGTGTGGCGCCTGGGCGGTTCGATGCCGCGTGCGCTGCAGACGCATACCGCGCTGGAGCGGCGTGCGGCGGCGCTTGTGCACCTGTTGCTGTACCTGCTGCTGTTTGCACTGGTGGTATCGGGCTATCTGATCGCCACCGCCGATGGCCGACCGATCGCGGTATTCGGCCTGTTCGAGGTGCCGGCGCTGCCTGCCCTGATTGACGATCAGGAAGACGTGGCTGGAGAGGTGCATGCGTGGCTGGCCTGGGGCATGATCGCGTTGGCGTTGCTGCACGCGCTGGCCGCGTTGAAACACCATATCATCGACCGTGATGCCAGCCTGGTCCGCATGCTCGGCGGCACACGCAAGGTTTTCGATCCATCAACCAGGGAGACGTGA
- a CDS encoding pirin family protein has translation MGIREIRAVLTARPTLDGAGVHIRRTLGVHRHDLDPFLMIDEIRSDDEAEFIGGFPPHPHRGIETLTLMFKGGFEHRDHLGNRAQLRDGGAQWMSTGRGVIHSEMPLRSDDGLHGFQIWINLPARDKMKDPEYAQADAAELPWQELSDGVRARVFAGAWELEGRIVQSPLRRLAAAARACSNSCCRRSTNADCTRQQRIRRWFP, from the coding sequence ATGGGCATTCGCGAAATCCGTGCCGTGCTGACAGCCCGGCCGACGCTGGACGGTGCCGGGGTGCATATCCGGCGTACGCTCGGAGTGCATCGCCATGATCTGGACCCGTTCCTGATGATCGACGAGATCCGTTCCGACGACGAGGCAGAGTTCATCGGCGGCTTTCCACCGCACCCGCATCGCGGTATCGAAACGCTGACACTGATGTTCAAGGGTGGATTCGAACATCGCGATCATCTGGGCAACCGGGCACAACTGCGCGATGGCGGTGCGCAGTGGATGTCGACCGGCCGTGGCGTGATCCACTCCGAAATGCCGCTGCGCTCGGATGACGGTCTGCACGGCTTCCAGATCTGGATCAACCTGCCGGCACGCGACAAGATGAAGGACCCCGAATACGCGCAGGCCGACGCCGCCGAGTTACCGTGGCAGGAGCTGAGCGATGGCGTGCGCGCGCGGGTATTTGCCGGCGCATGGGAGCTCGAGGGCCGGATCGTGCAAAGTCCGCTGCGGCGCCTCGCAGCGGCGGCGCGCGCGTGCTCGAACTCGTGCTGCCGTCGCAGCACGAATGCCGACTGCACACGGCAGCAGAGGATACGGCGCTGGTTTCCGTGA
- a CDS encoding LysR family transcriptional regulator gives MTSIDMNTLEQWRLLAAVIDRGGFAQAAEHLCKSQSTISHGVKQLQRALGVRLIELQGRRAVLTPAGETLLRRARLLLADATALQRLAGTLAHGWEARITLAVDVMFPQNVLFAALEGFGNENPETRVELQETVLSGSSEALLLRRADLVITPQVPPGFLGEALLRLDFIAVAHPRHPLHALETALTLHELRQHQQIVVRDSGISLRQDAGWLGAERRLTVSHPSTSIGALCRGLGFAWLPRTSIAAELASGTLKPLPLATGALRHVDLYLVIAEAEAPGPAVMRLTEHLHRSVASLGSLANGSETGQPPPG, from the coding sequence ATGACTTCGATAGATATGAACACTCTCGAACAGTGGCGGCTTCTCGCCGCAGTCATCGACCGGGGTGGGTTTGCACAGGCGGCCGAACACCTGTGCAAGAGCCAGTCGACCATCAGCCACGGCGTGAAGCAGTTGCAGCGCGCGCTTGGCGTACGCCTGATCGAACTGCAGGGGCGGCGCGCAGTACTGACACCAGCCGGAGAGACGCTGCTGCGGCGTGCGCGCCTGCTGCTGGCCGATGCGACTGCGCTGCAACGGCTGGCGGGCACGCTCGCGCACGGCTGGGAGGCACGCATCACGCTGGCCGTGGACGTCATGTTTCCGCAGAACGTCTTGTTCGCCGCACTCGAAGGCTTCGGCAACGAAAACCCGGAAACCCGCGTCGAACTGCAGGAAACGGTGCTCTCGGGCAGCAGCGAAGCCTTGCTGCTGCGGCGCGCGGACCTCGTGATCACACCGCAGGTTCCGCCGGGATTTCTCGGTGAAGCACTGTTGCGGCTCGATTTCATTGCCGTCGCACACCCGAGGCACCCGCTGCACGCGCTCGAAACCGCACTCACACTGCACGAGCTGCGCCAGCATCAACAGATCGTAGTGCGCGATTCCGGCATCAGCCTGCGCCAGGACGCCGGCTGGCTGGGCGCCGAACGCCGGCTCACGGTTTCACACCCGTCCACCTCGATCGGGGCGCTGTGTCGCGGTCTCGGCTTTGCGTGGCTGCCGCGGACGAGCATCGCTGCCGAACTCGCAAGCGGAACACTGAAGCCGTTGCCGCTTGCGACAGGCGCCCTGCGCCACGTCGACCTCTACCTGGTGATCGCCGAAGCGGAAGCACCCGGACCGGCGGTCATGCGCCTCACCGAGCACCTGCACCGCTCGGTCGCCTCGCTCGGCTCACTCGCGAACGGCAGTGAGACGGGCCAACCGCCGCCGGGCTGA
- a CDS encoding TetR/AcrR family transcriptional regulator, producing MVDGDTERARLRREQVLDAAAACFRRHGFHAASMAGISREAGMSVGHIYHYFSGKEAIIAAIVERDQQEILAIDSGIRSHPDPARALVDHAPRGLDRALDGGDGPLLLEILAEAARNPSIAAKVREADAEVRRRIGETLVAATSGRGELSDLDGRLEVLGALFGGLMLRAVRNPGLDRAATARAMQRVIHALLEP from the coding sequence ATGGTCGACGGAGACACGGAACGCGCGCGACTGCGGCGCGAGCAGGTGCTGGACGCGGCTGCCGCGTGCTTCAGGCGCCACGGTTTCCACGCGGCGAGCATGGCCGGGATCTCGCGCGAGGCGGGCATGAGTGTCGGACATATCTACCACTATTTCAGCGGCAAGGAGGCGATCATCGCCGCCATCGTCGAACGCGACCAGCAGGAGATCCTCGCGATTGACTCCGGCATCCGCAGCCATCCCGACCCGGCGCGTGCACTCGTCGATCATGCACCGCGCGGTCTGGACCGGGCGCTGGATGGAGGCGATGGCCCCTTGCTTCTCGAAATCCTGGCGGAGGCGGCGCGCAACCCGTCGATTGCTGCCAAGGTGCGTGAGGCCGATGCGGAAGTGCGGCGGCGCATCGGCGAGACACTGGTGGCGGCGACCAGCGGTCGCGGCGAATTGAGTGACCTCGACGGGCGTCTCGAAGTGCTCGGGGCATTGTTCGGAGGGCTGATGCTGCGGGCGGTGCGCAACCCGGGCCTGGATCGGGCGGCAACCGCGCGTGCGATGCAGCGCGTGATCCACGCCCTGCTGGAACCCTGA
- a CDS encoding efflux RND transporter periplasmic adaptor subunit — protein sequence MYPSRRLVRCSLIAALGLLGGCGDPGPATQPAMPPLEVGTITVSTRELTLQAELPGRTIASLVAEVRPQINGIVRERLFEEGVTVKAGQPLYQIDPDSYEAAVASAEAALIRAEAAATTAKLRAERLAALAGRQLVSRQDLDDAEAAQRQSGAAVAEQRAQLQGARIDLRRTRIAAPITGRIGRSEMTAGALVSAGQAQALATVQQLDPMFVDIPRSSQELLQLREQLASGRLQRATDDSARVTLLLEDGSRYELPGKLAFTDVTIDPGTASVMLRAVFPNPEQRLLPGMYVRAVLSEGERHDAIVLPQSVVQRDHTGAASVFVVGSDRTATVRAVTIGRSIDGNWLIESGLQPGERVIADNLQKIRAGSRVNAVVRAEASSAATTGAAH from the coding sequence ATGTACCCGTCCCGCCGTCTTGTCCGCTGCTCGCTGATCGCCGCACTGGGGCTGCTCGGCGGCTGCGGCGATCCGGGACCGGCGACTCAGCCGGCCATGCCACCACTCGAGGTCGGCACGATTACCGTCTCCACACGCGAACTCACGCTGCAGGCCGAGCTGCCGGGGCGCACGATCGCCTCGCTGGTTGCCGAAGTACGACCGCAGATCAACGGCATCGTGCGCGAGCGCCTGTTCGAGGAAGGCGTTACGGTGAAAGCCGGCCAGCCGCTGTACCAGATCGATCCCGACAGCTATGAAGCGGCCGTGGCCAGCGCAGAGGCAGCGCTCATCCGCGCCGAGGCGGCTGCGACGACCGCGAAGCTGCGCGCCGAGCGCCTTGCGGCTCTCGCCGGCCGCCAGCTCGTGAGCCGTCAGGATCTCGACGACGCCGAAGCCGCACAACGCCAGAGCGGGGCGGCAGTCGCCGAGCAGCGCGCCCAGCTGCAGGGTGCGCGCATCGATCTGCGTCGCACGCGCATTGCAGCACCAATCACGGGGCGCATCGGCAGATCCGAGATGACTGCCGGTGCACTGGTCTCTGCGGGCCAGGCGCAGGCACTGGCGACGGTGCAGCAGCTCGACCCGATGTTCGTCGACATCCCGCGTTCCAGCCAGGAACTGCTGCAACTGCGCGAACAGCTCGCCAGCGGCCGCCTGCAACGCGCCACGGACGATTCTGCCCGGGTCACGCTGCTGCTCGAGGACGGCAGTCGTTACGAGTTGCCGGGGAAGCTCGCCTTCACCGATGTGACCATCGATCCCGGAACCGCGAGCGTCATGCTGCGTGCGGTGTTCCCAAACCCGGAACAACGTCTGCTGCCCGGCATGTACGTGCGTGCCGTGCTGTCCGAGGGTGAACGCCATGACGCGATCGTGCTGCCACAGTCGGTAGTCCAGCGCGACCACACCGGTGCGGCATCGGTATTCGTGGTCGGCAGCGACAGGACCGCCACGGTGCGCGCGGTCACCATCGGGCGCAGTATCGATGGCAACTGGCTGATCGAATCCGGATTGCAGCCCGGAGAGCGCGTGATTGCGGACAACCTGCAGAAGATCCGTGCCGGCTCGCGCGTGAATGCCGTCGTGCGTGCAGAAGCGTCGAGCGCAGCCACCACCGGAGCAGCGCACTGA
- a CDS encoding efflux RND transporter permease subunit, producing MSRFFIDRPIFAWVLAIIVMLAGILSIRELPVMQYPDIAPPVIGIYANYPGASATTLENTVTQVIEQNMKALDGLLYMSSSSDSAGQVGLNITFEPGTNPDIAQVQVQNKLQLAMPKLPQEVQQQGIRVTKATSTLLMVASFFSADGSMSELDVADYMASNIVDSISRIDGVGDTRLLGGAQAAMRIWLDPDKLYSFALTPADVRAALLAQNAQISAGEIGGTPAAAGQSIAATVSAQSRLQTVEQFASILLRVESDGSTVRLRDVARVEMGSESYAVRSRFNGKPAAGLGIMLRTGANALETAEAVRAQLDELKAFFPPGLQYAVPHDTTPFVQKSIESVVTTLAEAIVLVFLVILLFLQKLRMTLIPTLAIPVVLLGTFAVLNAFGFSINTLTMFAMVLAIGLLVDDAIVVVENVERVMREEGLPPREATRKAMGEIGNALIAIALVLSAVFVPMAFFGGSTGLIYRQFSITIVSAMALSVLVALIFTPALCATLLREHSPDEREPGFFAFFNRALAAATARYQAAISHIWRRSLRYLLIYGALLLALALLFIRLPTSFLPEEDGGFIFTIVQLPPGASQERTLNTMAEVARYFREEEAGLVTMVFTATGFSYAGSGQNAGQAFIEMRPWDERKKPGESAQALIERARKAFGALPDAIALPMLPPPIRELGEATGFVLYLQDRVGLGHDALMDARNRLLDAAARDPLLRGVRPNSLEDTSQLQLDIDQQKASALGLSIADVNDVLSTAWGGRYVNDFIDRGRVKKVYVQGDIAARMQPEDIGKWHARNARGQMVPFSAFASAHWTSGSPRLTRYNGVPAVEIQGQAAPGVSTGQAMDAITKLIAELPEGIGFEWTGVSLQQQQSGAQAPRLYALSLLVVFLCLAALYESWSIPASVMLVVPLGVVGALLAATLTGHDNDVYFQVGLLTTIGLSAKNAILIVQFAIERQQQGVDLLTATLEACRIRLRPILMTSLAFMFGVLPLAIATGAGSGAQNAIGTGVIGGMLAATVFAIFFVPLFYAIVCMRTLKFVR from the coding sequence ATGTCACGCTTCTTCATCGATCGCCCGATATTCGCCTGGGTCCTCGCGATCATCGTGATGCTCGCCGGAATACTGTCGATCCGCGAATTGCCCGTGATGCAGTACCCGGACATCGCACCACCGGTGATCGGCATCTACGCGAACTATCCGGGAGCGTCTGCCACGACGCTGGAAAATACCGTCACGCAGGTCATCGAACAGAACATGAAGGCGCTCGACGGGCTGCTCTACATGAGTTCGAGCAGCGATTCCGCGGGCCAGGTCGGTCTCAACATCACTTTCGAACCAGGCACCAACCCCGATATCGCCCAGGTGCAGGTACAGAACAAACTGCAACTCGCGATGCCGAAGCTGCCACAGGAAGTGCAGCAACAGGGGATACGCGTCACCAAGGCAACCTCGACGCTGCTGATGGTTGCGTCGTTCTTCTCAGCCGACGGCAGCATGAGCGAGCTCGATGTCGCCGACTACATGGCGTCGAACATCGTCGACAGCATCAGCCGCATCGACGGGGTCGGCGACACCCGCCTGCTTGGCGGCGCACAGGCGGCGATGCGCATCTGGCTCGACCCGGACAAGCTCTACAGCTTTGCACTGACGCCCGCCGACGTGCGCGCAGCGCTGCTCGCGCAGAATGCACAGATCTCGGCCGGCGAGATCGGCGGCACGCCGGCGGCAGCAGGACAATCCATTGCCGCAACGGTCAGCGCCCAGTCACGCCTGCAGACGGTAGAGCAGTTCGCGTCGATCCTGCTGCGTGTCGAGTCCGATGGCTCGACGGTGCGACTGCGCGATGTGGCGCGCGTCGAAATGGGCAGCGAGAGCTACGCGGTGCGTTCACGCTTCAACGGCAAGCCTGCGGCCGGCCTGGGGATCATGCTGCGCACCGGAGCGAACGCGCTGGAGACCGCCGAGGCCGTGCGTGCCCAGCTCGACGAGCTCAAGGCCTTCTTCCCGCCGGGACTGCAGTATGCAGTTCCGCACGACACCACACCGTTCGTGCAGAAGTCGATCGAAAGCGTGGTCACCACGCTGGCCGAGGCAATCGTGCTGGTGTTCCTCGTGATCCTGCTGTTCCTGCAGAAGCTGCGCATGACACTGATCCCGACGCTGGCGATCCCGGTCGTGCTGCTCGGAACGTTCGCCGTGCTGAATGCGTTCGGCTTCAGCATCAACACGCTGACGATGTTCGCGATGGTCCTCGCTATCGGCTTGCTGGTCGACGATGCGATCGTCGTGGTCGAGAACGTCGAGCGCGTGATGCGGGAAGAAGGACTGCCGCCACGCGAAGCGACGCGCAAGGCGATGGGGGAAATCGGCAACGCACTGATTGCGATCGCGCTGGTACTGTCGGCGGTATTCGTTCCGATGGCATTTTTCGGCGGCTCGACCGGACTGATCTACCGCCAGTTCTCGATCACGATCGTCTCTGCAATGGCGCTCTCGGTCCTGGTCGCACTGATCTTCACGCCCGCGCTGTGCGCAACCCTGCTGCGCGAACACAGCCCCGACGAGCGGGAGCCGGGATTCTTCGCTTTCTTCAATCGCGCCCTGGCCGCAGCCACCGCGCGCTACCAGGCTGCGATCAGTCACATATGGCGTCGCAGCCTGCGCTACCTGCTGATCTACGGCGCACTGCTGCTGGCATTGGCGCTGTTGTTCATCCGACTGCCCACCTCGTTCCTGCCCGAGGAAGACGGCGGTTTCATCTTCACGATCGTGCAACTCCCTCCCGGAGCAAGCCAGGAGCGGACCTTGAATACGATGGCCGAAGTGGCGCGCTATTTCCGCGAGGAGGAAGCGGGTCTGGTTACCATGGTCTTCACTGCGACCGGCTTCAGCTACGCAGGGTCGGGGCAGAACGCGGGACAGGCATTCATCGAGATGCGGCCGTGGGACGAGCGCAAGAAGCCCGGCGAGAGCGCACAGGCTCTGATCGAACGAGCCCGCAAGGCCTTCGGCGCCTTGCCCGATGCGATCGCGCTGCCGATGCTGCCGCCACCGATACGCGAACTCGGCGAAGCCACCGGTTTCGTGCTGTATCTGCAGGACCGCGTCGGGCTCGGACACGATGCGCTCATGGACGCCCGCAACCGTCTGCTCGACGCCGCAGCCCGTGATCCATTGCTGCGCGGCGTACGCCCCAACAGCCTCGAAGACACGTCGCAGTTGCAGCTCGACATCGACCAGCAGAAGGCCAGTGCCCTGGGATTGTCGATTGCGGACGTCAATGACGTGCTGTCGACGGCGTGGGGCGGGCGTTACGTCAACGACTTCATCGACCGTGGGCGCGTAAAGAAGGTCTACGTGCAGGGCGATATCGCTGCGCGCATGCAACCCGAGGATATCGGCAAGTGGCATGCACGCAACGCGCGCGGGCAGATGGTGCCGTTCAGCGCCTTCGCTTCGGCGCACTGGACGAGCGGATCGCCACGGCTGACGCGCTACAACGGCGTACCCGCGGTGGAAATCCAGGGGCAGGCGGCACCCGGAGTCAGCACCGGCCAGGCGATGGACGCAATCACAAAACTCATCGCAGAACTGCCGGAGGGAATCGGTTTCGAGTGGACCGGTGTGTCGCTGCAGCAGCAGCAGTCCGGTGCGCAGGCGCCACGACTCTACGCGCTGTCGCTGCTGGTGGTATTTCTCTGCCTGGCGGCACTCTACGAAAGCTGGTCGATTCCGGCCTCGGTCATGCTGGTGGTCCCGCTCGGCGTCGTCGGAGCACTGCTTGCCGCGACCCTGACGGGGCACGACAACGACGTCTACTTCCAGGTCGGCCTGCTGACCACGATCGGCTTGTCGGCAAAGAACGCGATCCTGATCGTGCAGTTCGCGATCGAGCGCCAGCAACAGGGTGTGGATCTGCTGACAGCCACGCTGGAGGCCTGTCGCATCCGCCTGCGCCCGATCCTGATGACCTCGCTCGCCTTCATGTTCGGCGTACTGCCGCTCGCGATCGCCACCGGTGCCGGCTCGGGGGCACAGAACGCGATCGGCACCGGAGTGATCGGCGGCATGCTGGCAGCGACGGTATTCGCGATCTTCTTCGTACCGCTGTTCTACGCGATCGTGTGCATGCGTACGCTGAAGTTCGTGCGGTAA
- a CDS encoding nitroreductase, producing MTQIEVAGCVERSLGFDEAVRARRSVRGFRPDPVPQPLLAHIFELANRAPSNCNTQPWFSVVFSGAACERLRRAFTTGFASGKVSMDFPYAGQYQGVYQERQYDAAARLYTAMGIARSDKAARGSAFMRNFVFYDAPHVAFVFIPDWAGLREAADAGMYAQTLMLGLAAHGIGSCPQTALSFLCDEVRSEAGIDPSWKLLFGVSFGYEDTAAPANECRLGRAALEDSVRFVS from the coding sequence ATGACACAGATCGAAGTCGCTGGCTGCGTGGAAAGGTCGCTGGGTTTCGACGAGGCCGTGCGTGCACGACGCTCGGTACGTGGATTCCGCCCGGATCCGGTGCCGCAACCGTTGCTGGCGCATATCTTCGAACTCGCCAATCGCGCGCCGTCGAACTGCAATACGCAGCCGTGGTTCAGTGTGGTGTTCAGTGGTGCGGCCTGCGAGCGCCTGCGCCGCGCCTTCACGACCGGCTTTGCCAGCGGCAAGGTGTCGATGGATTTTCCGTACGCCGGCCAGTACCAGGGTGTGTACCAGGAGCGGCAGTACGATGCCGCGGCAAGGCTCTACACGGCGATGGGCATTGCGCGCAGCGACAAGGCCGCACGTGGATCTGCGTTCATGCGCAACTTCGTTTTCTACGATGCCCCGCACGTCGCATTCGTGTTCATCCCTGACTGGGCAGGACTGCGCGAGGCCGCAGACGCCGGCATGTATGCGCAGACGCTGATGCTGGGGCTGGCGGCACACGGGATCGGCAGTTGCCCGCAGACGGCGCTCAGTTTCCTCTGCGACGAGGTTCGCAGCGAGGCGGGAATCGATCCCTCGTGGAAGCTGTTGTTCGGCGTTTCATTCGGCTACGAAGACACGGCCGCACCGGCCAACGAGTGCCGGCTCGGGCGGGCCGCACTCGAGGACAGCGTGCGTTTCGTGAGCTGA
- a CDS encoding crotonase/enoyl-CoA hydratase family protein, whose amino-acid sequence MEQLSISTGSCIVERDAHTLVVTLNRPEAKNAFNPPMLVGMYRAWRLLASDDTLHSAVLTARGDTFCAGMDLKAGPEGGEDAAEIQALMREIPNLHWQALLRDDRPAKPLLLAVEGYALAGGTEILQGTDIRVAAEDAVFGVTEVARGLYPMAGSTIRLRRQIPYCIAAEILLTGRHVTAREALDWGLINRIAPKGKALEEALAIAAQIAANGPVAVRAVMQSLREHEECLPEAEAMQRSDALGWPVFATEDAREGMRAFKERRAAQFKGR is encoded by the coding sequence ATGGAACAGCTCAGCATCAGCACTGGCAGTTGCATCGTCGAGCGCGACGCGCACACGCTGGTCGTCACACTGAATCGTCCGGAGGCGAAGAATGCCTTCAATCCGCCGATGCTGGTCGGCATGTATCGCGCATGGCGGCTGCTGGCGAGCGACGATACGCTGCACTCGGCAGTGCTGACGGCACGCGGCGATACCTTCTGTGCCGGCATGGACCTGAAGGCCGGACCCGAAGGCGGCGAGGATGCAGCCGAGATCCAGGCACTGATGCGGGAGATTCCGAACCTCCACTGGCAGGCGTTGCTGCGTGACGATCGCCCTGCCAAGCCGTTGCTGCTGGCGGTCGAGGGTTATGCGCTCGCCGGTGGTACCGAAATCCTGCAGGGCACGGACATTCGCGTGGCCGCCGAAGATGCGGTATTCGGCGTCACCGAGGTGGCGCGCGGCCTGTACCCGATGGCGGGCTCGACGATACGTCTGCGACGCCAGATTCCGTACTGCATCGCTGCCGAGATCCTGCTGACCGGTCGTCACGTGACGGCGCGCGAAGCGCTTGACTGGGGTTTGATCAACCGCATCGCCCCCAAGGGCAAGGCGCTCGAGGAAGCGCTGGCGATCGCAGCGCAGATCGCCGCAAACGGCCCGGTTGCCGTCAGGGCGGTCATGCAGTCGCTGCGCGAGCACGAAGAGTGTCTGCCTGAAGCGGAGGCGATGCAGCGTTCGGATGCGCTCGGCTGGCCGGTGTTCGCGACCGAGGATGCGCGTGAAGGCATGCGTGCATTCAAGGAGAGGCGTGCGGCGCAATTCAAGGGGCGCTGA